Proteins encoded together in one Planctomyces sp. SH-PL14 window:
- a CDS encoding tape measure protein, whose product MSTSFRAMTGVLSIQIDSFKRGLTEAGYSVERLKVQASAAFRAIDVAADKASDGVEESSKKMREAVKKAAEGFTAAVRAVDPAVVGMSTTVGRFMFDTAVSVGKMGFELLKLRDNALLSFTALTGSAERAKILLRDLESFAASTPFELPGLVASAQKSIGFGVKAEEVIPILRSLGNAAVGVGGSPEQVDRMVAALGAMKAAGQVTTDQMQALQETGVPAWETLAQVIGRSVQETQRLTEQGVVKTDLVFDAFVAALGNRFAGLMDKQSQTLGGMIGNLAKTFQGEAATIFQPLYGAATNFLIWAQGENGINLDGITGRLQAVIARVAAALDSFLRANGVAKHLHIPMVPIETCLGMIARPYRPSVSRKLRETGRGRVLVIDDSVNSGKTCDEIGSRIRVPHYRAAAIVTEVGKSRVDFWGAALGNPHCFHWQWLACVHARRFVLDMDGVICEDWSGDWREKDAERYAEFLENARPLHLPRVPVMAIVTGRLERFRPQTEAWLRRHGVEYGTLLMNPGERKHAEFKADAYGSLGGALCFVESNRQQAAEIHERTGRPVLSVETWEMLGAAPLSLPPRIGMVPHAEKIA is encoded by the coding sequence ATGAGCACTTCTTTCCGCGCGATGACCGGCGTCCTCAGCATTCAGATCGACTCGTTCAAACGAGGTCTGACTGAGGCGGGCTACAGCGTTGAGAGACTGAAGGTTCAGGCGAGCGCGGCGTTTCGGGCGATCGATGTCGCGGCTGACAAGGCGAGCGACGGAGTTGAAGAATCGTCGAAGAAGATGCGCGAGGCCGTGAAGAAGGCCGCCGAAGGGTTTACGGCCGCCGTTCGTGCCGTGGACCCGGCTGTGGTGGGAATGAGCACCACCGTTGGGCGGTTCATGTTCGACACCGCTGTCAGCGTTGGAAAAATGGGGTTCGAACTCCTCAAGCTCCGGGACAACGCCCTTCTGAGCTTCACTGCTCTGACGGGAAGCGCCGAGCGGGCCAAGATCCTCTTGCGCGACCTGGAATCCTTCGCGGCCAGCACCCCCTTTGAGCTGCCGGGACTGGTCGCCTCAGCTCAGAAGTCGATCGGGTTCGGCGTGAAGGCTGAGGAGGTCATCCCCATTCTGAGGTCGCTTGGAAATGCGGCCGTCGGAGTCGGAGGTTCTCCCGAGCAGGTGGACCGCATGGTGGCCGCGCTGGGAGCCATGAAGGCGGCAGGCCAGGTCACAACCGATCAGATGCAGGCCCTGCAGGAGACGGGCGTTCCCGCCTGGGAAACGCTGGCGCAGGTGATCGGACGGTCGGTCCAGGAGACGCAACGGCTCACCGAACAGGGAGTCGTAAAGACCGATCTCGTCTTCGATGCCTTTGTCGCCGCCCTGGGGAACAGGTTTGCCGGGTTGATGGACAAACAGTCCCAGACCCTCGGCGGGATGATCGGGAACCTGGCCAAGACGTTCCAGGGTGAGGCCGCGACCATCTTTCAGCCGCTCTATGGCGCCGCAACGAACTTCCTGATCTGGGCCCAGGGCGAAAACGGCATCAACCTCGACGGAATCACCGGGAGACTCCAGGCAGTCATTGCCCGTGTGGCGGCCGCACTCGATTCCTTCCTGCGAGCGAACGGCGTGGCGAAGCACCTGCACATCCCGATGGTCCCCATCGAGACTTGCCTGGGGATGATCGCGCGGCCCTATCGTCCCTCCGTCTCCAGGAAGTTGCGGGAAACCGGCCGCGGGAGAGTCCTCGTCATCGACGACTCGGTCAACAGCGGAAAGACCTGCGACGAGATCGGGAGCCGGATCCGCGTTCCGCACTACCGTGCCGCGGCGATCGTCACCGAGGTTGGCAAGAGCCGTGTCGACTTCTGGGGGGCGGCGCTCGGCAACCCGCACTGCTTTCACTGGCAGTGGCTCGCGTGTGTTCACGCCCGGCGGTTTGTTCTCGATATGGACGGCGTCATCTGCGAGGACTGGTCGGGCGACTGGCGGGAGAAGGACGCCGAGCGGTATGCCGAGTTCCTGGAGAACGCCCGGCCGCTCCATCTCCCGCGGGTTCCGGTGATGGCGATTGTCACCGGACGGCTTGAACGGTTCCGTCCGCAGACTGAAGCGTGGCTGCGGCGGCATGGGGTCGAGTACGGGACGCTGCTGATGAACCCGGGAGAACGAAAACATGCCGAGTTCAAGGCAGACGCCTACGGGTCACTCGGGGGAGCGTTGTGCTTCGTCGAGTCGAACCGGCAGCAGGCGGCGGAGATCCACGAGCGAACGGGACGACCGGTGCTGTCTGTGGAAACATGGGAGATGCTGGGCGCGGCTCCCCTCTCGCTCCCGCCGCGGATCGGTATGGTTCCGCACGCGGAGAAGATCGCCTGA